A window from Flammeovirgaceae bacterium encodes these proteins:
- a CDS encoding MerR family transcriptional regulator produces the protein MGSYSIKELEGLSGIKAHTIRIWEKRHKIVVPKRTATNIRMYSDADLKKIINVALLNNHGIKISRIAGMSDAELKKEVTGLASSQNETGPFIDQLIVCMIDMEEEQFEKLFSHLIIKFGFEKTITETIYPFLEKIGILWQTGNITPAQEHFVSNLVRQKIIVAIDSLPFPKPDATKIVLFLPEHEFHEIGLLLYHYIAKGLGFKAYYLGQHLPYEDLRQVCGEHQPGIIITSIIASQGGQKATGYLQKLGRDFPQTRILVGGNPDLATLPNLPNITHIENSMALKAYLAKF, from the coding sequence ATGGGCAGCTACTCCATTAAGGAATTGGAAGGATTGTCGGGCATTAAGGCTCACACCATACGCATTTGGGAAAAACGCCATAAAATCGTGGTTCCAAAAAGGACTGCCACCAATATCCGCATGTATTCGGATGCGGATTTAAAAAAGATCATAAATGTGGCCTTGCTCAATAACCATGGGATAAAAATATCCAGGATAGCCGGGATGAGCGATGCGGAACTAAAGAAGGAAGTGACAGGGCTTGCCTCGTCACAAAATGAAACCGGCCCTTTCATTGACCAACTCATCGTCTGCATGATCGATATGGAAGAAGAACAGTTCGAAAAACTGTTTTCCCACCTCATCATAAAATTTGGGTTTGAAAAAACCATTACGGAAACCATTTACCCTTTTTTGGAAAAGATTGGCATCCTTTGGCAAACGGGCAACATCACGCCTGCCCAGGAGCATTTTGTTTCCAACCTGGTAAGGCAAAAAATAATTGTTGCGATCGACTCGCTACCCTTTCCCAAACCAGACGCCACCAAAATCGTACTTTTCCTGCCGGAGCACGAGTTTCATGAAATCGGTCTTTTGTTGTACCACTATATTGCAAAGGGGCTCGGCTTCAAAGCCTACTATCTCGGCCAGCACCTGCCCTATGAAGACCTCAGGCAGGTTTGTGGCGAACACCAACCAGGGATAATCATCACCTCCATCATTGCAAGCCAGGGGGGCCAAAAGGCCACCGGGTACCTTCAAAAGCTTGGCCGGGACTTCCCACAAACGCGCATCCTGGTTGGCGGCAACCCCGACCTGGCGACCCTCCCCAACCTTCCCAATATCACCCATATCGAAAATTCCATGGCTTTAAAGGCATATTTGGCCAAATTTTAG
- a CDS encoding RNA polymerase sigma factor produces the protein MTNIEFASRISALNDTLRGFTYRFTRNAEESQDLVQDTVLRALIYQDKFRDNTNLKGWLFTIMRNTFINHYRKAKMARTSTDHTKELYYLNVADTHTFNRPEKSLEFQEIWKNINGLREELRVPFKMYSSGYKYHEIANHLHLPIGTVKNRIFHARKEIQEKLFGYR, from the coding sequence ATGACCAACATCGAATTTGCCTCAAGGATTTCCGCCCTCAATGACACGCTCAGGGGCTTTACTTACAGGTTTACCCGCAACGCGGAAGAATCCCAGGACCTGGTACAAGATACCGTGCTACGGGCGCTTATTTACCAGGACAAATTCAGGGACAATACCAACCTCAAAGGCTGGCTGTTCACCATCATGCGGAACACCTTCATCAACCATTACAGGAAAGCCAAAATGGCCCGTACCTCCACTGACCATACCAAGGAGTTGTATTACCTCAATGTGGCCGATACCCACACGTTCAATCGTCCTGAAAAATCCTTGGAGTTTCAGGAAATATGGAAAAACATAAACGGGTTAAGGGAAGAACTACGGGTGCCCTTTAAAATGTACTCCTCAGGTTACAAATACCATGAAATTGCCAATCACCTGCATCTTCCCATCGGAACGGTGAAAAACAGGATATTCCACGCACGGAAAGAAATCCAGGAAAAATTATTTGGTTACAGGTAG